A window of Malania oleifera isolate guangnan ecotype guangnan chromosome 2, ASM2987363v1, whole genome shotgun sequence genomic DNA:
AAAATTTTGAGGGCGGACCTTGGATTaacggtaaggttgctcctttatgagcggttggtcatgggttcgagtctaaggaaacagcctctctacaTAAAGGTAGGGGTAAGACTGTGTACATTGTGATGACCTTCCCCTGACCCTTGCGAAGCGGGGAGCCTTATGGCTTGGGGATGCCCTATATTATTTATCTGTTCAATAAACTCTTGTTGAGCATAGACTTAGATTTTACTATTAGTAGTAAAGATTATTGCTGAACATGGATGTGCTTCTTGTCACTGTATTTGCAAAATAGATTTTATTGGTTTATGTTGTCTGATGGCGCCCTCTTAGTGCTTTTTTGGCATTCTCTTACTTCCTTAAAAATTAGTTAATGGGTTGAATTTTCTTACAAATGCATATTTTCTTCCTTAAagctcaaaagaaaaaaaaatcggTCTCATATGTTATATTCCTGTGGTTATATTCTATATACAATTTTTTGACAGTATAGTTCATTATTGTTTCTGCATCTTCAAGACATAGACATTGACGTGTCCATTGAAATTTCTATATTTGTAAATGTAGGCCTTGCTCTATTCATGCCTTGATGACTTAAATCTTGTTTTCAAAGTTCCTTCTCTTTTTTGTAAATCAGGTGTTGAATGCTAGCAGAAATAATATTAGATCGATGAATGAAGTCAGGTCTCTTGTAGGGTTGCGTGCATTAATTTTGAATGGTGAGCACGATGTATGCAATTGCATCAGCCTTCCCTTTGTTGGCCAAATGGCAGAAAAAGCCCTTGAACTTTAGACCATTATCAGCTGAGCCTAATATTTTATTGCTTTCAATTTGGTCCTCCAACATTTAAATCTGCTGTAGTGTCACCTTTATTCAGCCGAGAAGAGTGTGTGGGCTGTTAATGCATGGGTCATGCAACTCCCCTTAAATAAGCTGACTGGGCAGATTATGTGGTAAGCTGTGGGAGAAAACTCCCACCAGTTTTGGCACATGTTTCTCGTTCACGATGGGGGAAAAGATGAGAAGTTAAATGAGCATACTCGAAGACACCACATCTCTGGAAGCAAACAGCGAGAAATCTTTGTAATCTTATCTTAGTGCTTTCTACTCTGCACATCATCTCGACATTGCAATCTAGGTTACTATggaagaaaaggggaaaaaataagATCTATCCAGTCTACTGTTTTGAATGTTCTAGTTTTTCACAGGGTTGGAGTTTTGAGGTTTTTGAGATTTGCACTTATTCAACTTGAATTTAAGTTAGAGGTCTTCGTGTTTGATTATTTTTTCTCAAAGATGTGTACATCTGGGATGGATATAGTCCTTGATGTTATCCTAGATGCTTTGCAAATACAGCTGCAGAACAGAGGTGTTCCCAAGCAATCATGCTTTCTTTTTGCACTTTATTTTAGGTCATTGGAAATTGATGACATCAAATGTGTTCTCCTGTCGGGTTCTGGATAGTTataattttcttttgatttctctCATTTTCCCAGGATTATTCTTTATATCTTTTAGCTAGTTCCATTTTCTCCAACTTTTTCTGAACTTTCATGTCATTCTGCTTCTATCTTTCTAACTACTGAAGCGAGTGCCCAAACCTAGGTAGGGTTGTAGTTAATACAGAAGGTATtggcggggggggggggaaaaTTTCTCGTCTCACTCTAAATGGCTCTGACTGATTTGTCTCCTCTGCTCTTTTAAATAAGATCCAATTGGTTTGATGGCTTTTTCTGCCACACGGCATTTCTTTTTTGATGATTGTTTGAATTGAACCAGATAGTTGTAAGTTCCTTTTCTGGAGCTTCCCTGAACCCCcaccaaaaaataaaaacccttGATGACAGCTTTTGTTTTTTGTGCTTTTTCCAGACAATGAGATTGTTTCTATTTGTAAGCTTGATCAAATGAAGGACTTGAATACTCTTGGTATGATTTCCTGATGTTTCCTGTTTGTCTtgtgtattttaaatttattgtattttatatttatagagTGACTCATTTCACAGTTCTGATATGTTATATATCACAGGAAGTATATACTATTCCATATTCCATAATAGGAGAAAAATTGGAAAAGTTGTCGAGTTTGACGTTTCACATGTCCTATTGAGCCTAGATATACTGTTTAGACAGGAAACCACCTCCAATATAATGTTAAAGTTAAAGTTGAGCAAATCAGCAAACGAATAgtgttttcaaaaaaataaaaacaatgtgGACAAAAATTAAAGTGATCCTCCAACTTAAGGTGAAAAGTTGTGGACATTCAGAAAGTCGTCATTTGATAAAGCATTTTGTAGCAAGTTGATTCAATTTATTATGAAATAGACCTATGGCAAGAATTGAAAAGACTTAGAACTTGCATTTTTGGGACATTCTTTCCCCTATTGTACAAGTCTTTCTTACTGCAACCAGCAACTAAAAATAAGCTCATTTTAAGACAGTATTATCTTGTTCATCGAGCGATCAATATACTACCCTAAAAAAAGTGTAGGAAAAATACTAGCAGAATGAGGATTCTGATTAAGAAAGCTTATTTGGATCCGATATATTGCTGATCATTGTTGGAAATTGTATGCATATTATGCTTGTAGTTTTTTCTTCATTTTGTGCATGCATTGTACTCTTTCCCCACTAACAagacaaaaaaaaattactaaattGTGCTGTCACTGTAGAAATCAGGATTTCCTATTTACTCCTCTTAATATAGAAGGAGTTATAATAAAGTATTTTGCTTGTTTCTGTCACTAATCAGTACAGCATTAATTTTGAAGATGTTTATGGGTGTTTGTGTTGTTTCGGAATAAAGCATCAGTAGTCTTTATATTAGCCTTTCCCCACACTTAACattgtattcaatttttttttttctttggggaTAAATAAACCtcttttatcaatttttttttggatggCATGAAGCATCCTTAAGCTGACAGTTACGTGCCTTTTTTTCTTGCTGCCTTATCTTGCTCGAGTCATTGATAGCATCAGTGAGAAGCATGAAAATTTCTAAACTAATGCATGTGAAAATCTGACGCACCCTCACAACCTTGTGTGCATATGCATGTGTCTATATGTTGATGTCATGGTTATGCTTTTTGGCTTTTCCAAGAAGTACAcagataattttattttaagttcATTTTTGAATAGATATTTTGCTTATGATTATACTTCAATCTGAATCATGCTTGTGGGATTTTGGGATCTCTCTGCAGTTCTTTCTAGAAATCCAGTTCGTGAAATTGGTGAGTCCCTGGTGAAGGTTAAAACAATCACAAAGGTAGGCAGTTTTTCTTATCAAACAGTTATCTTTTGTGGAATCTCACTTGAAATAGATTTTGAAATTTGGTTTTTTCTTGATTTcagctttctctctctaaatgccAACTTCAAGCCATTGGGTCATCACTCAAGTCATGTACTGATTTGAAAGAGCTCCGACTTGCTCACAACGATATCAAAGtgtgttttctactttttccTTTTTACTGATTACTTAATTTCACATTTTTTagttattttgtttgattttttttttaagtcatgTTTCCTTTCAGGTATAAATTTTCTCATTAAATTACTGACCCTCTCTCTCTGCTTGCTGCTTAATTCTTAAGACCCTTCCAGCTGAGTTGGCTCATAATACAAAACTCCAGATTCTGGACTTGGGAAACAACTTGATTACAAGCTGGTCTGATCTGAAGGTTAGCCTTTTGGCTGTGAATTTCTCTGTAATCTTCTCTGATTTTGCCTTTGCTCAGTGAAGAATATTTCTTGTTATGTATTTGGTTGTATGCTGAAATCTCAGGCACTTCATTCCTTACTAAACCTGAAAAACCTAAATCTACATGGAAATCCGGTTGCAGACAAAGTAAAATTAACAAATAAGGTAATAGCTTTCAGCATCATACCTTTTAATCTCTATTTAATTCCTGCTTTGACTTCTCATAATATTTACTCTCGGAACATCTAATTCAGGTAAAAAAATTAGTGCCGAACCTGCAGATTTTCAATGCTAAACCCATAGATAAAAGCAACAAGTGTGAGAAGAGGGACAGAATTGATAGGGCAGATGATTCTTTGCTTGACACTTATAATGAGCTAAATGCTCTAAAGGAAAGCAAGCAGGGCAAGATCTCCAATCAATCTGTGGTGAGTCTTAGCCAAGACAATCATGTTGATGAAGTTGGGGAAATTAATGTGAAGGGGTTGAAGCAGAAAAAGCAGAAAACAAATGATGAATCCTCCAAGAGGACGGTTTCTATCCATAAAGAAGATGGTGCCATGGTTAATCGGGAATCTTACGGGAAGGGGTTGAAGCAGAAAAGGCCGAAAATGGGCGAGGAAATGGATGACAAACTCTTGAAGAAGAATGTTCACAAAGAAGATAGTACCATGGTTGAAAAACAGGCACAGAAAAAATTGAAGGTGGAAGCAGAAGAAATCAATGTGATTGACGATGGAGAAACCCCATTTGTGGAACTCTTTGCTTCTGAGAGTGTTGAAGATCCCCAATATGGTGGGGAAAAGAAAGATGGTAAAGACATGAACTCCATTGGTGGCTTAGTGAGCATCCCAGCCAAGAGGAAGAAGAGTAAGAGGCAGGGAAAGGGTCCTGAACTCCAGTTCTTCACATCAGCTGAAGTTGGACTGGGTGGACCATCAACATGGGATGATTAGTAATTCTTCTGTGGAAGTTAATGGCGTGGGCTGCGTAGCATGGCATGATTCATGTAATCAGCCCTTGCACTGTCTCTTCTGTGCCTTGCATCATCCCAGGTAAAGTTTTGCTGTAGTCGGTCAAATACTGAAGTCCAAGGCCTCTAAAAACTGCTTCTTAACGTGGTGGGAAATAGTTGTCAGCAGGTGGTCttatatttatatgatgataCGTTAGGAGCTGTTTGGTTAAGGTTTTAGTTAACATGGTGGTGGGATAGTTGTAAGCAGGTGGTCTCATATTATACGATGATAACTTGGGAGCTGTCTGGTTAAGCACTAGTGTTATGTGAtgtttggattaagaattttagtttagaaaaaatggaaaagaaaagtgaatttattttttattgtatttttatattaaataatattataagcaaaaacttattttttaaaaagtgaatttattttttatattaaataatattataagcaaaaacttattttttaatgatgtgTAAGATGAAATTTTCCTTCATCATTTTGttattgaatttctttttttacttttcttgaaacccaaacatgaaaaagtggatcttcttttttatatttctttcttttactcaccatttttatagtaattttcaTGTTTCAAATGAGATCTAGGTGGaatcaaacaaacaaataaataaatttattttttcatgtttggttgttAAGAAAGTGACAAAGAAAATGTTAAATATACAGAATcaataaaacaaattttaatttaacacATTGTTAACCCCAAATCTTCTCCTGGAACTAATAAAAACCCCAAATTCCTCTTTTTAGGAACTGTTAGATGGACCACAAAAGGAAAGCTCAGGttcaagaaaaatcaaatattagtgttatgtaaaattaaatttttatacattaaattattgcattttaattttattttaaagaaaaatactCTTACATCCCTTAAACTATATCATCtactaaaaatattataaatttctaaaaatgatATTTACACCCTCCAAACCATTGTCATAGTTGCAAAGAGCCGCTTTGGTTAACAAAGAATAACCATTGTCATAGTTGCAAAGAGTCGCTTCGGTTAACAAAGAATAATTTAATCTAATGGATTATTGTAATATATATGGATAcaaatgattaatattttttttggacaAGTCGTCTTTATAAATTGAAGTACTATCATTAATTAGTTTTAATATATGAACATAGTAAATATGCCCGTTTGGAAAAAAGAGAAGATAGGAAATGATTTTGGGCtcgaacaaaaataaaaataaaaataacatattaaaataataaaaaagtaattaattataggaataaaaaatgaaaattgaggaattaaataattaattttaggaaaaaaatcATTAACCTCCCCTGACGTTTGGTATAAAGACAATGACTTcttctaagattttaaaaattctaaggATCTCTCCTAATATTTCAAGAATTCCATAGACCTCCCCTGAGATTTATTAAAAGATACAAACCTTccttttatattttgtaaaaagataagtGTTTTTAGGAAAGATTTACGTCTCTTTTGACAAACTCAGGAAATGTTTATGGAATTCTTGAAATCTTAAGGAAGGTTTGTAGTATTTTTAAAAGTTCATAGGAGGTGctttatctttttgtcaaacctgaGGGGAGATGAGCGTCTTTTATCCTTATACATTGGCTGTGGAaagaatatataaaattatagaaCAAGGAGGTCTTGTTCTTGTCCTTATTCTTCAAACCAAGACAATTTAATAATTGGAAGTCATTCTTATTCTTGGTTTTGGTGCTTTGTACTATCATAGTCGCATTGAGTGTGTGAAAAGATGTTTCaactaaaaaaatgaaacaaattttagaatgaaaatttatgcgATGTGAGGCTTAAGAGTACAATTAGGGCATACATTTAGACTATAGGTAGAGAATGGACACACAAGGGAATATAATAAATAGagaaaatgcaagaaatgaaAGGAGATCGCAATTGAAGGATGAAATAAgaacaaaattataaaaaattaaaaaaattattaatgaatttttttttttactaaaagagagcggcatctctatttatttattaatataccctcacttttggtggaagAATGCCGTgattacaagttaaaacaaaccaaTTAAATTTGGACAAACAAAagtaaacataactaacaaaggaaataaaaacataaaccctagaGTTGAATTAATGACAAATGGAaatgagaccccacctatccatccgaaggataTCTTTCAGATAATGTGGTAGAAGGTCTTATTCTtcatagattacattgtttcccatttctcattctttagtaagaaaatcagccgcactattgccttccctatattgatgcatcaccatgacatttactccttctaactctgccatgagctcctcccaaaattcccaaagataccacaaaatatatctacctttctgaaaccaatcaactacaatttgtgagtcactttcaataattacattaacataatgccaacgtttgcacaaacgaattcaTTCCgttattgcttttaattccgcactgtTATTTGTATCACTGCCAAAATAACTTCAAAagccgcttttaccatgccatgacaatcccgaataattcctccacctcttgaattacccggattgcccctacaactcctatcacaattaagttttatctatcctactggaggtttaacccacaaaataatttttctaagcctatcgcaaactccctaatgcttaatttgaaactcgttcaaaatcttaatgtccgacttctttaaattttgaaaagaattggtgctctcagcaataaaactaacccagaatcgaatacttctccacatctgatctgcactttgataaactctttCCATTCTTACTTTACATTtttgattccagaggcaccacgtaatcaaacatcgAATTAGCccaattaaaatacctttaatagaagatttttgagcatagtggaaccaatttgccattttgtttttccagAAAAGAGATTGTTGGAAATGAATCCCCAACGCCACACTAGCCcaacgccaaacctctgaagccacctcacctaaagaaagaatatgatccaTGTTTTCTTGGCTTCTCTGAATGCAGCAATCACAAGCtaaagccatcgatattcctttggcctgaatcatatcatctacagccaagcatctaaaccagactcttcataaacacattgagattcttctaagCAATAAAGAAtaccaaaaccagtcattccacaaaaaattatcacttatgctcctcactgcctcccaagtcattttttagaaaaattaccgtccaaggcaggcttccagacaaaaatatcctaccCATTTTTACTCGCTAGCACCTAATGCAAAATTTCCCTTATTTTATTAGTACCAACCAATTcccgtactaaatcagagttctaattattatttagccagtaATCCTTAATatacagtttcttgttcaaaatatcctcagtgctcacagataacgggcctgatgacagccacctgttgaaccaaaaagaagagttcccacctcacAAAAAATTTAACATTATTCATAACTTATGGAAAATGGATGTTAAAACTATGTAGCGATTGACAATTATGAAGAGTCTAATCTTAGTTAAATCACTTAAAAAAGCTCTAAGAATGTGTTTGTTTCAGTGAATAAAgtttaatgaaatataataaaattagaCTAAAATGACTATGATACTTATCATATCTCCTAATTGGGTTGCCATCTATAAAATATAGActaatgattcaaaaaattaaaatacccATGATAAAAATAGCAAATAACAAAATACAAACGAAACtgtaatttttttcttatttttttaatttccaaaattgTTTATTCATTCTTGTATATTGATGTATTATAGCCGACCCAATATATGATATGTAGGAATGGAGTGGATTATGTGGTAAACATATAAAATTATAaacaccaatttcatttgatttcATTTTATGTTTGTGTTGCAGTATatgactcatattgagtggaacatgTGTACagagaaaacatattttattgttttattggtTGGGATGATTAATGGGGTTGGAAGTGTGGAGGCAACACTGCGGTACAATATAGGGGTATCTGaagaatttttctaatacctCTGTATGACTAgagttagtataaatacatatgatgtaaccGTATTTTTTACAATAATGAAATTCAGTTGTCGCTCACTCGTATGGATGCAAGCATACTGTCGAATCACGTTAAATCCGTGTGTTTTTATTACTTTAtccatttctttattttttcatactatttataaTAATTGCCGCACGTTTCACTACAATTttacatataaaataaatcaagagGATGTTTATCCCAATCTAACCTACTTAAGCCAAGTAGTCAAAATAAACGCACCGCAATAATAAGGATGATGCAGTTTGTAATTTTTGAACGTTTAACCTAATTTTACAACTATTAATGGAGAATTATTATTTCCTAATTTTAACCGCTTTCCATGATTAGATCAAGTtacttatatttaataaaatatctgttaggaaattgaatgggtaggaacagtatcacacaactaaaataagaaatgagaaaatatgaattgacaccaagatttacgtggaaaaACCCCAAACAAATTGAGGAAAAAATCACGGGCAAGAGTAGAAGGAATTCactttgaaaaataatgatacaattTCTCTCAATTTAGGAGAAACATAGGCTACAACAGAGACACTTTAcaggagagtacttgatttctctctctaaaggtggagttagagatgcttgggatggatatcttccttcaccaccacttccctatttataggggttttgtaagcCTCCTTTTCAAAGCcatcaaatgaatagtgcagccacctttgtagacttgtgcaacctccaaatgaatagtgcagacAACTTTGTAGACTCGTgcaaccaccaaatgaatagtgcagccacctttgtagactgtgcagccaccaaatgaatagtgcagtcACCTTTGTTTGACTTTGAAtgctagaaatgactttacaattcaacattctcccacttaaagtcattttcaaaccccctttttttctttttcttttttttcctttcatccTTTCTCGTCTTGCCAGTTCCATGCCACTTACATTTCTATTAGGCCATAAGAGGATCTACACCATATGAACTTGTTAGTgttgattggttttgtcataacatCTGCTAGGTTGTCTTTGGTGTGAATCTTTTTCATGTCCACACTTCCTTCTTCCACAACTTCTTGAACTAAGTAATATTGTACTCCGATGTGTTTTGTCCTAGAATGAAAAGCCGGATTCCTTGCAATATGTAAGGTACTCTGACTGTCACAATATAGAGAAATTTTCTCTTGAttgtgcttgagttcttctaATAGTCTTTTAATCCATATTGCCTTATTGCAAGCCTGCATAGCTGCCATATATTCAGCTTTAGTCGTAGACAATGCCACAACAGTCTGCAACTTTGATACCCAGCTTACTGCTTCTCCTACGAAAGTAAACACATAACTTGTTGTGGATTTTCTTTTGTcaagatcacctgcaaaatctgaATCAACATATCCCCAGACAATAACTTCTGATCCTTCGTAACATAATGCAGCATTTGAGGTCCCTTTGATGTATTTTAGGACCCTTTTAacagcattccaatgctctctatCAGGATTCGCCATGAACCGAATGACAGTACCAACTACTTGAGCAATATCTGATCTTGTACAAATCATAGCGTACATCAGGCTTCCCACTGCTGATGCATACGGCACCCAAGACAATTCCATCCTCTCTGCGTCATTGCGAGGACACATACTTAaggataatttataattgacAGGAAATTGGGTAAGAATTGGCTTACAATCTTGCATGTTGAAGTGTCGTAAGactttcttcaaataattcttttgagaAAGCCAAATCTTCTTGTCTTTTCCATCTCGGTTAAATCTTGTTTGctggtcccaaatccttcatatcaaactcccTAGCCAATTGTGCCTTCAATTCTTGGACTCTTTCTTTGTTGGGGCCTACAAACAACATATCATCCATgtacaacaataaaataatgaaatcattaacACCAAACCTCTTGTAGTACGTACAATGGTCTGCACCGAGTCTCTTGTATTTAAGGCTAATTATGAAGGAATCAAATCTCTTGTACCAACATCTTGGCGTCTGCTTTAAGCCATAAAGAGATTTGGTTAATGTAACAACctactatttaactgggttttttttttttttttaatatactataacatttaacatgctctgataccacactggattgAACCtcatcatcaacctaagcagcgagaggcggaaatcaaataaacatatccatatataattatatacaatactagagtactaacaggtttcctaaaatatacatatataaccgttccccaaatatcctcaactggtgagagctatacaaaaatactccaaaaaatatactcactctctctgacagggcagtactgtggcccctctatctgcgagcctggtccgctcgctcaactggctcacctgaaaaataattcaacactgggatgagccaaagctcagtaagacgaaatatgctattactagtgtgtggaaaatgagttacaatactgtgaaaatctattaccatatagtcatgtatcattgaatctgtaaaacacaataccagtaatataatcttcatcttttacctgttacttaacatttctgtactttaggtttctattcaaaatactgataatatatatatatatatatatatatatatattttctatttttgtaaacctgtataaacatagtaataactgtaaacttccctgtggataactgtgtgccatgatttaaccccttatgacagggttgtgcggcccgtaagcaggatttaccttggctggccaactaggaataaatcactatactccatagtctaatcagccctcctcaacccatatctgatggggagcccgtccactcgtgggctctatgcaatcgacctttataccacgtattatctaaataggtggttgcactctataaactgtatgtagctacggtaccgtgctctataaactgcatggtccaacagggtctgatactatataatacatctctatatacactatctgttttaccatgattctgtaataactgtataaaccatgatgctgtggaaaattgtatctatatcaactgtgtttctataattaattataaatctgtatgtcatggtactgtaaaactgtataatcatggtatttctgtaattgctgtaaaatacattcactatctgtatattctgtaaaacacatctctgaaaaatactgtaaagcatgtttctatattatatacatattctcaagccacactgTAATTTTAAagcatattaatcatatttgataaagtgtataaatctctactataaacaatactttggtggaacatttataattttatactgaaagcattctcaaataacctagcataacatatttcccttacctgtttcttgctaaaaatcccttactataacgggtccaacacctgcagggttctccactcaacaccttgaaaaccataaattccataacaaaacatcaatatttcttggcttacattatttcctacaactgttagaaaaccaaaaaactgaataaaagaccttaccctggatttgggatgaattccaacttcatttcgccaatgatccgctccgacagacttgaagagaactccaccaagaacgtcgtggtggcctcagatcatcaatccggtgactgacgggcccagaatcaaagagagaagagggagaagtcgtagaggagagagagggtgGGTTTCGGCTA
This region includes:
- the LOC131149822 gene encoding uncharacterized protein LOC131149822 yields the protein MTRLNSDQVLKEHQNRDPTTISDLALNHKALSDVACLSDFKNLEKLDLGFNNLSSLEGLKACLNLKWLSVVQNKLQSLKGIEGLYKLTVLNASRNNIRSMNEVRSLVGLRALILNDNEIVSICKLDQMKDLNTLVLSRNPVREIGESLVKVKTITKLSLSKCQLQAIGSSLKSCTDLKELRLAHNDIKTLPAELAHNTKLQILDLGNNLITSWSDLKALHSLLNLKNLNLHGNPVADKVKLTNKVKKLVPNLQIFNAKPIDKSNKCEKRDRIDRADDSLLDTYNELNALKESKQGKISNQSVVSLSQDNHVDEVGEINVKGLKQKKQKTNDESSKRTVSIHKEDGAMVNRESYGKGLKQKRPKMGEEMDDKLLKKNVHKEDSTMVEKQAQKKLKVEAEEINVIDDGETPFVELFASESVEDPQYGGEKKDGKDMNSIGGLVSIPAKRKKSKRQGKGPELQFFTSAEVGLGGPSTWDD